The following DNA comes from Myxococcus fulvus.
TCGGTGAGGTACTCCGTGCGCCCCGTCTCCGTCAGGACCTTGAAGTCCACCGGCCCCAGCAGGTCCGTCTGCACGGTGGACTCCGCCAGCTGCTTGGAGAACAGCGACGGCAGCCCCGTCTTCTCGTCGATGATGCGCCCCAGCACCGCGCTGGCGATGGCGCTCTTGGCCGTCCCCGGCGGCCCCACCACCAGCACGTGCTCCCGACTCAGGAGCGCCAGCTCCAGCTGCGTGAAGAGCGTCTCCCGCTCCAGGTAGACATCCCGCAGCTCATTGAAGAAGTGGCGAAAGGCCCGGGCGGCCTGGAGGTACGTCGTCGGCTGTGATTGCACGGACTATCCGGAGGCAGCGGGGTTGGCCCCATGCTACCCGCCGCCCTCCGTCTATTTGAAGTGGACCTCGCAACGGCCATCCGTGCACGTCCGCCCGGCAATCCGGAACCGATAGCGCGCCACGGCCCGGTACACGACATCCACCAACTGCCGCAGCCCGGGGACGTAATAGACGTACAACAGCCGCCCCAGGGGATGCCGGCCCAGCGCCCGGACGATGGCCTCCGCGCCCTCCATCACCCGCCCGTCCGCGCGGACCAACTGCATGGCCAGCTCACACCGCTCCGCGCTGATGCCCGGAAAGGCCTCCAGCACGCCCTCGTCCCGGAACGAGCGCAGCTCCGTGCCTCGTCCGCCCAGCAGCCGCTGGAACTCGCGGGCCGCGCCGCTGCAGATGCGGCAGTGCCCGTCGTAGAGGATCACATCATGTCCCGGGGGTGTCGTCCTCAGCACCATCCGTGTCACCTCCACCCTGGTTCTATGTCAGCGAGAGGCCAGCGTGTCATGCAGATGCGCATGCACGGAGCGCCAGATGTCATGCTGCCGCTCGATGGGGTCCATCAGCTTCATGCCCACCGACGTGGCGGGCGAGCTGCCCTGGAAGGCCGAGTACTGGCGCAGTCGCGTTCCACCCGCCCCGTCGTCCTCGAAGACGAAGCGGTTCGTCCCCCTCAGGGGATGTCCATCCAGCGTGGTGATGTGGACGGTGCTCTTCCCCGGCTCGAGCCGGAACGTCACGGGAGCCCAAACGGGCGGCGGCCCCTTCTCCTCCAGGAACACCTTCGCCCCGTCCACCAGCGAGCCCGTGGCCGGCTGGAGCCGGATGCCCGCGGCCTCGAACACCGGACCGGGATTGCGCACGAGGTAGTCCCAAACCACCTCCGGCGCCACGCCGGGCAGGACGCTGGTGTAGTCCGTCAGCGAGGTGGGCGCCCCCGTGAGGGGAGGACTCGGGTCCAGCAGCCGCAGGTGCCCTCGCGCGTAGGTGTCCACCACGGCCCCGCTCCCCATCACCAGGCTCGCCGCGGCGGCCTCGGACTGGGCGACCGTCAGGGCGCCCTGCTTCATCTGCTCGCGCACATTGCCCGTGGGGCGTGGAGGGAAAGCGCCCCCCACCGCGAAGTCGAAGTCGTTCGGTGCCCCCGTCATGGGCCCGCATCGGGGCCCCACCACGGGCGAGCCACCACCGCTCGAGACAGGGCTCCGGAAGACCTCCAGCGTGCTGGCCTCCTGCAGCACGGACGCGGACTGAACCTTCCGCGCGGCCGACGAGTCTACGGGGAGAGCTCCAGGCTCGGGCTCGATGTTCAGCGGGAGGACCGACGACTGCTGGGACAAGACTCGGGACATGCGGGCACCTCGCACGACTGTGTGGAGCCGCCCCGCGTTGCATCCCCCTCACCCACGCTCACCCCAGTGTCCTCGGCCGTTTGCGACCGCGCCGCGTCTCGCTTCACACACGCCCATCCAGACTTCCGGAAGGCCCCGACGCATGAGCCCGCAAAGCGGAAGGGCCGGCCCCCCGCGTGGCGGAGGCACCGGCCCTTCTGACTCAACG
Coding sequences within:
- a CDS encoding thiol-disulfide oxidoreductase DCC family protein, which translates into the protein MVLRTTPPGHDVILYDGHCRICSGAAREFQRLLGGRGTELRSFRDEGVLEAFPGISAERCELAMQLVRADGRVMEGAEAIVRALGRHPLGRLLYVYYVPGLRQLVDVVYRAVARYRFRIAGRTCTDGRCEVHFK